A region of Nostoc sp. 'Peltigera membranacea cyanobiont' N6 DNA encodes the following proteins:
- a CDS encoding DUF429 domain-containing protein produces MKFIGIDLGWRSQPSGLCCLEWIDGQLQLLDLDRKEAIADILTWIDQSVQKEPAIIAVDAPTLIPNATGSRLPDKLSHKYFGKYHAGCYPANQNLPFADRTINFGLELESRGFAHAPTIEPQKLSRYQIEVFPHPAIVNLFNLERILKYKKGRLSDRRLELIKLQNYLLNILPSLSPSLRTLRLCGSFPLEIPTTGVALKAVEDKLDSLVCAYIGAYWWYWGEERNLVLGDRTTGYIIIPQRI; encoded by the coding sequence ATGAAATTTATTGGCATTGATTTAGGCTGGCGATCGCAACCAAGTGGATTGTGCTGTTTAGAATGGATAGATGGACAACTGCAACTCCTCGATCTAGACCGCAAAGAAGCCATTGCAGACATTCTCACCTGGATCGATCAAAGCGTGCAAAAGGAACCAGCTATCATCGCCGTAGATGCACCTACCCTCATACCCAACGCTACCGGGAGTCGCCTCCCCGACAAACTTAGCCACAAATACTTTGGCAAATATCATGCGGGATGCTACCCAGCTAATCAAAACCTACCCTTTGCCGATCGCACCATCAACTTTGGCTTAGAATTAGAATCACGCGGTTTTGCCCACGCACCCACAATTGAACCGCAAAAACTCAGCAGATATCAAATAGAAGTCTTCCCCCACCCAGCAATCGTTAACCTATTCAACTTAGAACGCATCCTCAAATACAAAAAAGGACGACTCAGCGATCGCCGCCTAGAACTAATCAAACTCCAAAATTATCTTCTCAATATCCTCCCCTCTCTTTCCCCCTCTCTGCGGACTCTGCGCCTCTGCGGTTCCTTTCCTCTTGAAATCCCCACCACCGGCGTAGCCCTCAAAGCAGTCGAAGATAAACTAGATAGCCTAGTTTGCGCTTACATTGGTGCATACTGGTGGTATTGGGGAGAAGAACGTAATTTGGTATTAGGCGATCGCACCACAGGCTACATTATCATCCCTCAAAGAATTTGA